In Cyprinus carpio isolate SPL01 chromosome B16, ASM1834038v1, whole genome shotgun sequence, the following are encoded in one genomic region:
- the LOC109105985 gene encoding tropomodulin-4-like has product MSKSDPRDIDEDAILRGLSAEELDQLEYELQEMDPENAILPAGFRQRDQTKKSPTGPFDRFALMDFLEKQAIEHKDREDLVPFTGEKRGKTFVPKPGSGQIPVDEQITLEPELEEALKNATDAEMCDIAAILGMYTLMSNKQYYDALNTTGKIANTEGINSVVKPDVYKIYPDEPPNDTDVEDTLRCIQKNDNRLTEVNLNNIPDIPIPTLKEIFEAMKSNTHVLSLSIAGTRSNDPVAYAIAEMLQSNTTLESLNIESNFITAQGMMAIVKALQENSTLTEIKIDNQRQTLGDSVEMEIATMLENNPSIIKIGYHFTQQGPRARAAMAITRNNDILRQQRVS; this is encoded by the exons ATGTCTAAGAGCGATCCCCGAGACATTGACGAGGATGCCATCCTCAGGGGCCTCAGCGCCGAAGAGCTGGACCAGCTGGAGTATGAACTACAGGAGATGGACCCTGAG AATGCCATCCTTCCAGCCGGGTTCCGTCAGCGTGACCAGACCAAGAAAAGTCCCACAGGCCCCTTTGATCGCTTCGCCCTGATGGATTTCCTGGAGAAGCAGGCCATAGAACACAAGGACAGAGAAGACCTGGTGCCCTTTACAGGGGAGAAGAGAG GAAAGACCTTTGTCCCTAAACCAGGATCAGGACAAATCCCTGTGGATGAACAGATCACTCTGGAACCTGAGCTGGAGGAAGCACTGAAGAACGCAACAGATGCTGAAATGTGTGACATTGCAG CCATCCTGGGAATGTACACACTCATGAGCAACAAGCAATATTATGATGCCCTGAACACCACTGGCAAGATTGCCAACACAGAAGGCATCAACA GTGTGGTGAAACCAGATGTGTATAAGATCTATCCCGATGAGCCTCCTAATGACACAGATGTGGAGGACACTCTCCGCTGCATCCAGAAAAATGACAATAGGCTGACAGAGGTCAACCTCAACAACATCCCG GACATTCCCATCCCAACCCTGAAAGAGATTTTTGAAGCTATGAAGAGTAATACACACGTGTTAAGCCTCAGCATCGCTGGGACACGCAGTAATGACCCCGTGGCCTAT GCTATAGCTGAGATGTTACAGTCCAACACTACCCTGGAGAGCCTCAACATTGAGTCCAACTTCATTACTGCACAAGGCATGATGGCCATCGTCAAGGCACTGCAAGAAAACTCCACTCTGACTGAGATTAAGATCGACAACCAA AGACAGACACTGGGCGACTCGGTTGAGATGGAGATTGCAACCATGTTGGAGAACAACCCCAGCATCATAAAAATTGGTTATCACTTCACTCAGCAAGGCCCACGTGCAAGAGCCGCAATGGCCATCACCAGAAACAATGATATCC TTCGTCAGCAGAGAGTAAGCTGA